One window of the Esox lucius isolate fEsoLuc1 chromosome 8, fEsoLuc1.pri, whole genome shotgun sequence genome contains the following:
- the LOC105011367 gene encoding zinc transporter ZIP3, giving the protein MELALAKVLCLLGVFALMLAGILVPVRLMMQVDYEKAQMYRKPLALCNSFGGGVFLATCFNALLPAVRNKVDEVLKLVQINTDYPLAETIMMLGFFLTVFVEQTVLTFKKEKPSFIDLETFNAGGSEAGSDSEYDTPFISPTGGSPVVRQNHHGHHHGHLSPAELARAGPLRLASLVLALSAHSVFEGLALGLQEDGARLGSLFLGVGVHETLAAVALGVSVAKAAMPMRDAAKLGVTVSLMVPIGIGLGMGINTAQNLAGGVTSAVLQGLAAGTFLFVTFFEILSRELEDKHDRLLKVFFLVLGYGVLAGLMFIKW; this is encoded by the exons ATGGAGCTTGCACTGGCTAAGGTCCTTTGCCTTCTGGGGGTGTTTGCCCTTATGTTGGCTGGGATTCTTGTCCCAGTGCGCCTCATGATGCAGGTGGACTATGAAAAGGCGCAAATGTACAGGAAGCCTCTTGCACTCTGCAATTCTTTTGGAGGTGGTGTATTTCTTGCCACTTGTTTTAATGCCCTTCTGCCAGCAGTACGAAACAAG GTGGATGAGGTCCTTAAGCTAGTCCAAATCAACACAGACTACCCGCTGGCAGAGACCATAATGATGCTGGGCTTCTTCCTCACCGTCTTTGTGGAGCAGACCGTGCTCACTTTCAAGAAGGAGAAGCCTTCTTTTATCGACCTGGAGACCTTCAATGCAGGGGGCTCTGAGGCTGGGAGCGACTCTGAATATGACACTCCGTTCATCTCCCCTACCGGAGGCTCCCCGGTAGTCCGCCAGAACCACCATGGGCACCACCACGGGCACCTCAGCCCAGCCGAGCTGGCCAGAGCTGGGCCTCTCCGGCTGGCCAGCCTGGTCCTGGCGCTCTCCGCCCATTCTGTGTTTGAGGGCCTGGCCCTCGGTCTCCAGGAGGATGGGGCCAGGCTGGGAAGCCTTTTCCTTGGGGTGGGCGTCCATGAGACCCTGGCCGCCGTAGCTCTGGGGGTGAGTGTGGCCAAAGCGGCCATGCCCATGAGGGATGCCGCCAAGCTGGGCGTGACTGTCAGCCTCATGGTCCCTATCGGCATCGGACTAGGCATGGGCATTAATACTGCCCAGAACCTGGCCGGCGGTGTCACCTCCGCTGTGCTCCAAGGCCTGGCTGCCGGGACCTTCCTCTTCGTCACCTTCTTTGAGATCCTGTCGCGGGAGCTGGAGGACAAACACGACAGACTGCTGAAGGTTTTCTTTCTCGTACTGGGCTACGGGGTGCTGGCAGGACTGATGTTCATCAAATGGTGA
- the slc1a8a gene encoding excitatory amino acid transporter 5 yields the protein MEELLLPTEGGEGLSNNNSFSERGGSGEKTMYEFVNNFRHGTLVADFRLWLREYVKRNGLLTLSVFAVVTGCFLGFILRGSHLSTQAKIYFSFPGELLMRMLKMLILPLITSSLMSGLSSMESKACCRMGVLTVTYYLWTTFIAVVVGILLVIVIKPGVGTEMDSNRLGGGPVMTSADALLDLIRNMVPSNLIEATFQQYKTDLIPILKVSRVTVQPNFVYIVPDESDPSGRTVFLELTPPPEVHYKTSPGSSHQMNVLGIVIFSATMGLLLGKMGQRGAPLVSVCQCINECVMKIINAAVWYFPFGIIFLVAGKILDMQDPSTLGKKLGWYTITVLAGLFVHGLILLPLFFLILTRKNPFTYIRGLLQALVIALATSSSSATLPITMKCLLENCHVDRQIARFVLPVGATINMDGTALYEAVAAIFIAQVNDYELDFGQLVTISITATAASIGAAGIPQAGLVTMVIVLTSVGLPPDDITLIVAIDWVLDRFRTMVNVLGDALAAGIIGHLCRKDFPRSGIGKSQPSYGTQNKHNSHDAQNGVPMTQLPLHKQDCCYEVMEDAANERPTIYYNICQV from the exons ATGGAGGAGCTTCTACTGCCCACAGAAGGCGGGGAGGGACTCTCGAATAATAATTCATTTTCTGAAAGAGGAGGCTCTGGAGAGAAAACAATGTACGAATTTGTCAACAATTTTCGCCATGGGACTTTAGTTGCTGATTTCAGACTGTGGCTGAGGGAGTACGTGAAGCGTAACGGCTTGCTGACACTATCTGTCTTTGCCGTGGTGACGGGCTGTTTCCTGGGGTTCATATTAAGAGGGAGCCATCTTTCTACCCAG GCTAAGATCTATTTCTCCTTCCCCGGAGAGCTTCTCATGAGAATGCTCAAAATGCTTATTCTTCCCCTAATCACGTCCAG TTTAATGTCAGGCCTGTCGTCCATGGAGTCCAAAGCCTGCTGTCGTATGGGTGTTCTGACTGTGACCTACTACCTGTGGACCACATTCATTGCAGTGGTGGTGGGCATCCTGCTGGTGATTGTCATCAAGCCTGGAGTGGGAACCGAAATGGACAGCAACAGGTTAGGAGGGGGCCCCGTCATGACATCAGCTGATGCCCTGCTGGATCTCATCAG GAATATGGTTCCATCCAATCTCATCGAAGCAACATTTCAACAG TACAAAACAGACCTGATCCCTATCCTCAAAGTCTCCAGGGTCACAGTTCAGCCCAACTTTGTGTACATCGTGCCTGACGAAAGTGACCCCAGCGGCCGTACTGTGTTCCTGGAGCTGACTCCACCCCCTGAGGTCCACTACAAGACCAGCCCTGGAAGCAGCCATCAGATGAACGTGTTGGGCATCGTCATCTTCTCGGCCACCATGG GGCTGTTGCTTGGGAAAATGGGCCAGAGAGGAGCACCTCTCGTTAGCGTGTGTCAGTGCATCAACGAGTGTGTAATGAAGATCATCAACGCAGCAGTTTG GTATTTTCCATTTGGGATCATATTTCTTGTTGCCGGAAAGATTTTGGACATGCAGGACCCGTCCACCCTGGGGAAGAAACTGGGCTGGTACACGATCACGGTCCTGGCTGGCCTGTTCGTACACGGCCTCATCCTCCTCCCCTTGTTTTTCCTCATCCTCACTCGCAAAAACCCCTTCACATACATCAGAGGACTGCTCCAAGCCTTGGTTATAGCCCTGGCCACCTCCTCAAG TTCTGCCACTCTGCCCATCACTATGAAGTGCTTGCTGGAGAACTGCCATGTGGACCGGCAGATAGCTCGTTTTGTGCTGCCTGTGGGGGCCACCATCAACATGGACGGAACGGCTCTTTACGAGGCCGTGGCGGCCATCTTCATTGCCCAGGTCAACGATTATGAGCTGGACTTTGGCCAGCTGGTCACCATTAG CATCACAGCGACTGCTGCCAGCATAGGAGCCGCTGGGATCCCCCAGGCTGGCCTTGTCACCATGGTGATTGTGCTGACATCAGTGGGCCTGCCGCCAGATGACATCACTCTCATTGTGGCCATCGACTGGGTGCT GGACCGCTTCCGGACCATGGTCAACGTGCTTGGAGACGCCTTGGCGGCAGGAATCATTGGCCACTTATGTCGGAAAGACTTCCCTCGCAGTGGTATTGGAAAG TCTCAGCCTTCCTATGGAACACAGAACAAGCACAACTCCCACGACGCACAGAACGGAGTACCTATGACTCAGCTACCACTGCACAAGCAGGACTGCTGCTATGAGGTGATGGAGGACGCGGCCAACGAGAGGCCCACCATCTATTACAACATCTGTCAAGTTTGA